tgctgggatcacaggcatgagccactgcacccgccctttccttctcttcactgAGGCCTGATATGTGGCCTTCTGACACAATGTGCACCTCCTTCTTCCTCCGGGATCCTCTGGAGAGGACTGTCCACTTGGCACCAATATGGGGAAGAAAACCAGCACTTCCTGAAAAAGACCCACGTGGCTGCCACTGCCCTGAAGATTTTCCAAGGATTATCTTGCTGGATTCTCCCACCAAGCCTCCCAGCCAGGTGCCACTGACCACTACTTCTTTTCTAAGAGAGTTTACTAGATGTCAGGCACAATTCTCAGCATGTAATCCTAAGCAGGTGCCTTGTTTAACACAAGTGTAATCATGTAAGATAGGGACTCAGATTAACTTTGTGATTCAAAAGTCTTAgattcacagatggggaaactgatgCACAAATGGGTGGGCACAGATTGCAGTGCCCGCTCTGAGGTGTGTCGCTCAGCCTGCGGTGCAGGGAACCTTCAGACCGGCACTCAAGTGGCTGTGCAGCAGCAGGAAGGTCTTACGATCTGGGGGAGAACTGGTACAGATACTTCTGAAAGCAAGCATCCTCCAGCATCTGCCTCAATAGCAACACTGACTCAGTCAAGGAGAGAGTGAGTGGGCAGGCTAAGGAGAGAAGCGGGCCTGAGTGACAGCTGCCGTGTGATCCAGGCCCACTGGCTCCTTCCTGTATGCCTGCCAGGTGGCACCAGTGCCCCGATGCTGTTGGAAGGGAGAACAATGGGTTTCCTCTTACATGCCTTGATACTGCCCTGCTAGTAATGCCTGGGACGGCTGCAATCACACGCCTGCAAGGCTGTGTCACAGAAGAGCAACTCTTATCCATCGAAGGCTGTTAACCAGAGTCAAGGTCTAGGAAAGTGTTTGAATTTTCAGCACAACAAAGAACAGCACAGAGCATCAAGCCCCCAACTTTTCTGGGTGGCAATATTCCTCCAACGTGCAATATTCTGTTTCTCTGCCTTGAGGTTTTGTCCCCATttaggtctctgctcaaatgccCGTGCAGGACAGGCTGCTGCCACCCAGTCCAGCCTCTCCGCCAGACAGTCCTTGCTTGATGTTTGATGCCTTATCAACAGTCCCCCTTCCACCCACCTCACCGGCAGGCCCCTGGCCCAGCTTGAAAGCATGCCATTCATTTGCAAGCCTGTCTGCACAAGTGTATGTGCCACCATGGCAGGGATGTGGTATTATTTTTGCTCTGTTCTTAGTTCTTGCAAAAGTACCTGCCAACTGGTATTCAGCAAGTACTTGTTAAATAAATGGATAATGTAAAAATCATCGTGCTCCACTTACAGGTCTTTGGAGATTACTGTGTGGTCTCTGGTCACAAGGATGGTGCTGCACTGGATGGATCTCACCCTGTGTCGGTGTTTTGTGAGGTGTCTGCTTGGCGTTTCAGTGTCCACTGGGGACAGCAGCAGGGCTGCCTGGGCTGAAGCAGCTCCCAGCACTGAGGAACTTCTTGCCAAATGCAGCTTCCTTACCTACCTCTGGTTCTGGGGGCTGTGTGGGTGGGACCAGGATGCTTACAATAGAGCTACAGCACGGACAGGCAGACAGAAGGTGACGAGTGGGCTAGTAGAATGGAAATCCCATTCCTTCTCAGCTTACTGGGCATGGACTGTGCATCCACCGGCTGCTCTGGAAAACCTCCCCCATTCAGCTGTGATTCTCTGGCTGTCCCTGATCCTGTGCACCAGTTTGATCTAGGCCTTTCAATACAGCCCCTGCATGTTATCTGGTCACTCCTaagtctccctgcctctgcctcctgtctcCATCCACACCGGCAGTGGTGCTGGGGCGCCCGTGCTGTGTGAGAGGCCCTCAGTCCTCTCCCACTGAGCTCAGCACTGGGCACACCCGTGGTAAGCGTCTGCACCACAGATCTTCTCCAGCAGACTTTGAGACCTTGGCTCAAATGTCTCCTCACCAGAGGTGCATTCTCTGACCCACTCAAATAGCCAGTCTTGGGTCTTCTCTGACCTTCCCTATTGTACAGACTTCCTAACCAGATGTGCCCTTGCAGTCAATGTGAGTTATGCCCTAGGCCTTCTGCACACCCAGTCTGAGGACAGCAGTGCCTGGTCCCAGGACACTCCATGATGGCTGCAGGTGCTGTTGGCACTATGTGTGCACCTCATCCAAGCTCCCAGCAGTCCACGCCAGGGCACACATGATGCCTTTAGGTGGGGAAGTCAGCCAAGGGCCTGTTTAATTATGTCCAGCAGCAAAAGACAAGCAAGAGAAACTAAGTGGGTGGCCAGAGTGAGGTGAGTGAAGGGGGTACTTTCCAGGGAAACTGGGCCTTTGGTGTCCCTCCATCTCTGGCACCTGGTGGTAGAGCTACCTCGGTAAATGCATGTGGATCAAATGAACATTTGGAACAGGACAGACTTTGCACTGTGGATGGGGAAtgaagcagaagagaagaaagcgTCAGACAGTTCCCGTGGAAGACTCCTTTATGTTTCCTGCAAACAACATGTGCCCAATAGGAAGTCTGTGGCCCTGGCCATGCTTCCAGTTGCCCACTTTGACCACAGTTCCCCAGGCCCTGGGCCTGCCCCTCAGTCAAGCTGCACCAGCCTTACAGGCAAAGGTGAGGGCAATGGAGGGCTCCACTGCATGTCAGCCCTCTGCACAGCTTGCAGCAGCCTCTGCATTTCAGCCTGTACTTGGCACAGCCTGCCTTTGTTCACAGGTCCCCAGGACAGGCCATGCAGGTACATACAGCACTCGATTGGAATAGGATAGAGCACCCGCTTCAGCTCCATGAGCCCTGCTGTGTGCTCCAGCAGGCTCAGGAGGCCTGCCCTGGAGACCGGATTGTCGGAGAGGCCCAGGGAGCCCAGGTGAGAGCAGAGGCACAGGGCTGGCAGGATGGCACTGAGGTGAGAGTCTTTCAGCCGGCAGTGGTTCAGATCCAGGTGTTGTAATGTCCCTGAGATCTTTGCCAGCAGGGTCTCTAAGGGCCCAGGAACCATGTAGGACAGGTTGTTGCCGCTAAGATCCAGCTTCCTCAGGCAGGTGGCATGAAGGCTCTGGGACAAGTAGGTGATGTCAGTGTCAAGAAGTGTGCAGGAGCGGATCTCCAGGGCATGCAGTGGGGCCTGCAGGCACCTGAGGAGAGAAGGCATAGCTACCTCAGGGGAGGGCCCAGGCTCTCTACCTTCAACACCCATTTGCCCACAGAGGAGGCTAGTCCTCGGACCACTTCCTCATCAGGGAGGCCATTTACCAGGAACATGTCCAGTTTGGTGTTCCAAGGCCTGGCTCTGTCTCACTAGACCTACCAGGCCCTCCATGACCCCTTTGATGCTAAGTTTCTCTTTGGTGAAATGGAGATCCATGTTATACATACCCAACATAACTGCTGAGGAGCTGTTTGGACAGAAAGAGTTTGATTGATAATAAGGAATTCATAGAGTGAGCTCACTATtctttgggtttgggtttgggaAGCTGCCACTCAGGCTTCCATTTAACCAGGGGTGGGCTAGGTGTACTAAATGCCCCACCCAGACATTCCTAGGAGACATATGTGGAGTGGGACACTTCCCTCCTGTAACTGTCCTGCAGGGTTCTTCACCCTCCTGCCTAGGGCAGCATGAGCTCCAGGGGGATTGGCCTGCCTTGTGTTGGCTCTGGCTTTTTCCTGCCCAGTTCTTGGCAGTTCCAAGAAAGATTTGAGTAAATAAAcatattgttaaataaaataccCAAAGACTATGGTGATAGGATGTctaactgaagaaaaaataaactatctaACAGAGGGTGGGAAAAGGAGTAAATTCAACTCATGATTGCCCCTTTAAAGGGAAAGATCACAGAATACAGCAGTACCTTGTTTGATTAACTACCTgcaaagttttgtttttacaacacttgaaaaaatactcaaggaGTATGACCCTTCCCCCCCACATCCGCTAGAACCACATTCCAGAAAAACTGACAAGCCAccctaaaggaagaaaaagaaaggaaaagcaaacgtAGTGACCTCACAGCTGTTCCTACTCTCAGtttgcaacaatttttttttaccctttataCCCCTGACAAAACCTAAGTCACTTGTTCCCTGGACCAAtgctttgcctttctttctttcctgttggGCCCTTCCCATgggaagtaaaataaactttccttctttcaaaattttctgatCTTTGTGTTGAGAATTCTTTCTTAGTCCTAACACTTTGTTTTGGACTAAGCTTCTACAATAGGCCCCAATggaccagaccagaccagaccagaccagaaTGGAGTCACTTATGTTAAGTGCTGAACAAACTTTGAAACTGGTCAGTTTTCCAAAGAACAGGTGATTCACAGCAATCAATCAGACAGGACCCAGAATAAGGAAGCCCCTTCTTTTCCTATAAGGAAAAGAACTTTTAAACAAGCTTCTTTCTGTTCcttactttgctttttttcagCCCCTTTCTGCCTATAAAACCAATTTCCTCTGCTGAGATCATTTGAGctcttattctattttataaGATGGAAGGCTGCCCCAATTTGTGAATCACAAATAAAAGTCAATTAAATCTTTAAActaaattttctgtaattttgttttttagaaatgtgTACCTTTCCCCACCAAATATCTCTCTTCCAAAGCAGACTCCAGCCATCAGTTGCATCTGACCCCCAGGTTCCCAAGCTGCACCCACAATTCCATGAGTACCTATGAATTGGCCCCACTTCctgtctttctccctcccctgccctgatTCTGGGGACTGTATGGAGGTCCCTGCCCACCCGTTCACCTGAGCACTTGATGTAGATTGCCAGAGAGGTAGGAGTAGGAGAGGTGGAGCTTCTGGAGGTGGCCCAGCTTACTGAGCTGGGACAGGAAGCAGCTAGAGGACTGCTCACCCTCGGGGGGGAAGGTCCAGTGGTAGTAGGCCAGCTTGAGGCTACGCAGATTGCAGATCCTTCCCAGCTGTGTGGCAAAGAGGCTCTGCTCTGACAGTGCCCGGAACCAGTCAaacacctccagctcctggatgAAGTCCAGCTCCAGTGTCTTCAGGATCCCTATCAGACTGTTGAAGGGCATCTCCTCAATGTGCAGCTTCCTACAGCACAGGCGCAGGGACCCGTGGCTCCGCTCCACTTTCGTCAGGAGGCTGGAGAGGAATGCATCCAACTTAAAGGGGCCTCTCAGGAAAAGATCAATGTGTAATTCTACCGGTTCCCATGGCTGGTTTGGTCCTTTTCTCACATCCTCTACTGGCTTGGGCTTGGCTGTAGCCTGAGGCATCTCTGCCTTGACTGTCGATGGTAACCAGAATGGGAACCTGGCCAAGGCCTCAGAGGCCCCTTTACTTTGGACCTGCTCAAAGTTCAGGGTCAAATCCAGCACCCTCAGTTCTGACTTCCTGTGGGGAGAGGGATGTGGTAAGATGCTGAAACCTGTAGAGCCCAGGTAAAATGAGCAGCGGCAGCCCACCCAGCTTGCCCTCTTGAATGGGCTTTTCCTTTGGTACTTGGCCCATTCCCAGTCCCTGTGCCTCACAAAACCTGCACCACAATAACTAGCAGGCAAAAAACCTGCTCCTTAATGCTCTTCAGCTGCATTACCAGCCATTTAACATGGAAATCCATGGAGTCCCATCTGTCCCACATGACCCCGGCTCACTCTCCCTCTGGCTCTGTGCTGGAACCTCATGAAAGGGCCATGATCCCAGCAGCCTCCTTACCTGGGACAAGCACTGGGGGCAGAAGAGTTCCCCAGCCCATCCAGCACAGCTTGCAAGCTGTCTTGGTTGGGCCACTGCACTATCAGAGAGCCCAGACGGAGAAAAGGGAAGGGCCAAGCCTGCACCAAGGCCTTCAGAGCCTTCTTGTGCCCCCTGGCAAATGCGGCAGTGAGCAGTGGCGGGAAGAGGTCAATTGTGAACTCTTCCAAGGCAGGCAAAGCTGAAGCCTCATTGCTCAGCAGGCTGTGGGCTGCAAGTTCCAGGAGCTTGGGTGGGGCTGGATTGCTCATCTCCGTGAACCTGTGCAGAATTAAGGCAGAAATCCTCAGAAGGCCTGTTTTTCAGCATCCCTTCCAGGCTAGCATGGAGGATAAAAGCCTTTCACATCCATCACAAGGCCAAACACTGACTCCACCTCCATTCCTGATCCAAACCCCACAATTAGGGTCTGAcaagcctgagactctggggccCCTCAGGTGCTGGGGACATGAGGTCCAGAACCTCAGGGGTTTAGATCTATTCCTCAAGCTTTAGAGGCTTTGAATTGGCTCAAACTTTCTTCTTTTGGCTTCACCAGGAATATGACCATGAGAACAAGATCATTATCCTCAAAGTCCACATCTATTCTTCAAAATGTACTTAAATTCTGATGACTTCTTATCACTTGCACTTTTACCAAGGCACCAGTATCttgttcattttccttcctctcttccccttttttccctttccttcctccctcccttcctctctccctccatttctGAACCAGTGAAAAGGAAAGTGGCTTCCTTTTCACTCTGTGCTTCAGTTGCCCTCACAGAGTCTAGCCCACGGGAGGGGAACTTGTGGCCTTcaagccacatgtggccttctaggtccttaagtgtggccttttgaaccaaatccaaattttacagaacatatccttttaatttttattattacacttttatttgtcctttatatttttactttaaaaatgaatgtgtttaaaataccaaagaatgaaataatcctccaagattgaccagcacaattaAAAACGAGTAAGCCATAAAGGCTAAATTGATGGCTGCTATGCTCATGATTTAATTCTAACTCCCCCGGCCTGACAAGCACCACTAGCACGAAAGGCTGGTTGGTGACAGTTTATGGCGCTTGAATGTGTCGATCTCTTACCAGCTTCTGACAACAGTGCACTGTATTTGCAGTGGAATTTGTGGGTAGTTGCTCAGCTcaacagcattttaaaattctgtctgcttaacagcctaTCACGtcaagaagaccaagagaacactgATGGAACAAAACAGAGGATTCTGTTTAGTGAGGATTGGGAAAGAcagtattatcttgtttctgctaaagataaggtgttttgtttgctttgtgaAACTGCAGCATCACCATTAAAGAACTTCAATGCTCATCAggaacagaaatattttaaattagaaggtGAGGCATGgaaggttgtattgcagaaattaaaagatgaaaagcaaaagcaatgaTGATTCTTTCAAGCAGCCACAAGACCCGGAAATAATGCCACTGGAGCAACTTATAAAGTTGCTTATGTCCTTGGAGGGGCAAAAGGAAAACcggtgatgtagaaattgtgaaagaatgtgtTGTCCAAGTTGTAGGATGCAAGACCctgataacatttcaaagtacaaacaaatGCCTTTCTAGGAGAATCACAATTGACAAGCAGCATGAATTAGCTTTCAACTTAATGGAACAACTCACACAATATttctaaagtaaaatatatattattcaattgcttgaatgaatcaactgatactactgactcaacacaggttttatacttcactTGGGTCATAACAGAaggttttctttgctatgaagagttactCAATTTGGTAACTCCTGTGAACAGTATACagggaatagatatcttcaacagctttcaagataaatgttgtgGAGTTGgattgaatttggtaaatttactGAGTGTAGTGCAGAGgctgcaccttccatgacaggaaaacatgaagggtttactgcagaaataaaaaagtattaacagatccagatgctctcatttcttttccttgcatcagcaaaatctctgtgctgaagctactattttaagtggcACTTTGAAACAAGTAATTATATTTGTGCAGATGTAACATGGTATTGTCATTTTTCAGCTCTGTGACACAATAAAGTTGAACAATGAGTATTCAGCATGGATTTACTATATCATTCTAAAATGCATTGGCTATTGCAGgaacaggtgttagccaaaattttatctctgtgcgAACAGAtactaaattttatgaagaacaatCAGCAGTGTGAATTAGTGAATGAAAGATTTCTACAGGAACTCAGCATTTCTtcgttttttatttcagattactagGAGGGTacattttggttacattgtttgtgtttgttaggtaaagtccaagttgtagttgtgcccctcaggGACGATGCACCCTATACCCTTCCATTGAGTTGGCTAGCACTCCCATCCGTTAATTACATCTCTATCTATCCTAACCTGATTTATGGCACTTAGACTACcacttctctttctgtctctcaaacacacacacacacacacacacacacacacacacacacacacagttgctTACTGTCTGCTAAATTGCAAACTCCATAAAAAGAGAATGGTTTCTGCTAACATCACTGCAACAGTCTGAGTGACAAATGCAGTGCCTGACATACAGTAGACAACCAGGcacattttaaatgcatttcaaGAGCAAGTTCGCACAATGTGAGCTCAGTGCAATCCCATGATGGACCCAAGGTGCTATGAAATGGAGGTTCTCGTTCTCTGCTCTCACAAGCCATTAGATTCAGGATGGTTCTGAATTCTTTCAACTGCCCAagctcctcctctcttccctcccagtGAAACACAGAGAAGTCCAGCCCCATCCCATGATCCGCCGTAGTCCATCACAGAGCAGGGCTTTGTGCAGTTATGGGGACATTTCCAGACCTGGCCTATGTGGGAGGCCCAACCCCGTGTGGCTACTGTGTACTTGAAATGTGGTGTGACTGAGGATctgaagtttaaattttatttcatttcagctTAAGTAGCTACATATAGCTAGATGCTACACCTTTAATGGCTCAGTTCTAGAATCTGTGGCGGTCAGAGAGAAGGAACATTCACAGTCTTACCACGCTATGAAATCCACTCCTATCAGGTCCTATGGCCTTGGCAACAAAGCCGGGGAAGGGCAGTAAAAGCGAGGACAATTACTGGCTAGGCTCACATTTGAAGCTAGATGCAAAGGCCTAAATACTAAATACTAGCAAATCCTATCTATAAATATTCctcaaaaaaagataatcaaGTATGATTGATTCCAAGAATGCAAGAAGGGGTGATATTAGGATTATTAATTATTGTCAAtgaattttggaaaatgaaagaaatagaagagatg
The sequence above is a segment of the Nycticebus coucang isolate mNycCou1 chromosome 4, mNycCou1.pri, whole genome shotgun sequence genome. Coding sequences within it:
- the LOC128584553 gene encoding leucine-rich repeat-containing protein 14-like isoform X3, with amino-acid sequence MSNPAPPKLLELAAHSLLSNEASALPALEEFTIDLFPPLLTAAFARGHKKALKALVQAWPFPFLRLGSLIVQWPNQDSLQAVLDGLGNSSAPSACPSLLTKVERSHGSLRLCCRKLHIEEMPFNSLIGILKTLELDFIQELEVFDWFRALSEQSLFATQLGRICNLRSLKLAYYHWTFPPEGEQSSSCFLSQLSKLGHLQKLHLSYSYLSGNLHQVLRCLQAPLHALEIRSCTLLDTDITYLSQSLHATCLRKLDLSGNNLSYMVPGPLETLLAKISGTLQHLDLNHCRLKDSHLSAILPALCLCSHLGSLGLSDNPVSRAGLLSLLEHTAGLMELKRVLYPIPIECCMYLHGLSWGPVNKGRLCQVQAEMQRLLQAVQRADMQWSPPLPSPLPVRLVQLD
- the LOC128584553 gene encoding melanoma antigen preferentially expressed in tumors-like isoform X1, which gives rise to MSNPAPPKLLELAAHSLLSNEASALPALEEFTIDLFPPLLTAAFARGHKKALKALVQAWPFPFLRLGSLIVQWPNQDSLQAVLDGLGNSSAPSACPRKSELRVLDLTLNFEQVQSKGASEALARFPFWLPSTVKAEMPQATAKPKPVEDVRKGPNQPWEPVELHIDLFLRGPFKLDAFLSSLLTKVERSHGSLRLCCRKLHIEEMPFNSLIGILKTLELDFIQELEVFDWFRALSEQSLFATQLGRICNLRSLKLAYYHWTFPPEGEQSSSCFLSQLSKLGHLQKLHLSYSYLSGNLHQVLRCLQAPLHALEIRSCTLLDTDITYLSQSLHATCLRKLDLSGNNLSYMVPGPLETLLAKISGTLQHLDLNHCRLKDSHLSAILPALCLCSHLGSLGLSDNPVSRAGLLSLLEHTAGLMELKRVLYPIPIECCMYLHGLSWGPVNKGRLCQVQAEMQRLLQAVQRADMQWSPPLPSPLPVRLVQLD
- the LOC128584553 gene encoding melanoma antigen preferentially expressed in tumors-like isoform X2; translated protein: MSNPAPPKLLELAAHSLLSNEASALPALEEFTIDLFPPLLTAAFARGHKKALKALVQAWPFPFLRLGSLIVQWPNQDSLQAVLDGLGNSSAPSACPRKSELRVLDLTLNFEQVQSKGASEALARFPFWLPSTVKAEMPQATAKPKPVEDVRKGPNQPWEPVELHIDLFLRGPFKLDAFLSSLLTKVERSHGSLRLCCRKLHIEEMPFNSLIGILKTLELDFIQELEVFDWFRALSEQSLFATQLGRICNLRSLKLAYYHWTFPPEGEQCLQAPLHALEIRSCTLLDTDITYLSQSLHATCLRKLDLSGNNLSYMVPGPLETLLAKISGTLQHLDLNHCRLKDSHLSAILPALCLCSHLGSLGLSDNPVSRAGLLSLLEHTAGLMELKRVLYPIPIECCMYLHGLSWGPVNKGRLCQVQAEMQRLLQAVQRADMQWSPPLPSPLPVRLVQLD